Proteins co-encoded in one Haloarcula pelagica genomic window:
- a CDS encoding tyrosine-type recombinase/integrase: protein MTRSPSDLTPRSARERFLDECRIDSTDSTIRSYGNRLTPFVEWCEAEGITEVGDLSGWLLDEYRRSLTDDAPVTVKGKMMAVKQLVGYLERIEAVEDDLEDKVPIPSLSAEDERSEVKLAPDDAAKLIEYHRNSVAMRGTAQHAMLEVLWFTGCRMSGVMALDLDDYDEEKGTLRFVNRPQTGTRLKNGNDGERPVAVPPQVVEVLDEFIARERPDKRDDHGRRPLFSTRQGRASDTSVRSWCYLGTQPCLYTSCPHGRNREICKYRKRTHASQCPSSRSPHQIRTGSITWQLNCGMPIEDVAERVNSAPSTIRRHYDVATGEEKLEERRRNHIGNLSLSKDD from the coding sequence GTGACCCGATCGCCGTCTGATCTCACACCGCGCTCTGCTCGCGAGCGGTTCCTCGACGAGTGTCGCATCGACTCGACCGACTCGACCATCCGGAGCTACGGGAACCGGCTCACTCCGTTCGTCGAGTGGTGCGAGGCCGAAGGGATCACCGAGGTCGGCGACCTCTCCGGCTGGCTCCTCGACGAGTACCGACGGTCCCTCACCGACGACGCCCCGGTGACGGTGAAAGGCAAGATGATGGCAGTCAAGCAGCTGGTCGGCTACCTCGAACGGATCGAGGCCGTCGAGGACGATCTCGAAGACAAGGTTCCGATTCCCTCGCTCTCCGCCGAGGACGAACGCAGTGAGGTGAAGCTCGCTCCCGACGACGCGGCGAAACTGATCGAGTATCATCGAAACTCCGTCGCCATGCGCGGGACGGCCCAGCACGCGATGCTCGAAGTGCTGTGGTTCACCGGTTGCCGGATGAGCGGCGTGATGGCGCTCGACCTCGACGACTACGACGAAGAGAAAGGAACTCTCCGGTTCGTCAACCGCCCGCAGACCGGTACTCGTCTGAAGAACGGGAACGACGGCGAACGTCCGGTAGCAGTTCCACCTCAGGTCGTCGAGGTCCTAGACGAATTCATCGCTCGCGAGCGGCCGGACAAGCGGGACGATCACGGCCGTCGCCCGCTGTTCTCGACGCGACAGGGACGCGCTTCTGATACGTCGGTTCGCTCCTGGTGCTACCTGGGAACCCAGCCGTGTCTCTACACGTCCTGTCCCCACGGGCGCAACCGGGAGATCTGCAAGTACCGGAAGCGGACCCACGCGAGTCAGTGTCCCTCGTCCCGGTCACCACACCAGATCCGCACTGGCTCGATCACCTGGCAACTCAACTGCGGAATGCCGATCGAGGACGTGGCCGAGCGGGTCAACTCGGCCCCGTCGACGATCCGCCGGCACTACGACGTGGCGACCGGCGAGGAAAAGCTCGAAGAGCGCCGTCGCAACCACATCGGAAACCTCTCACTTTCCAAAGATGATTGA
- a CDS encoding ArsR family transcriptional regulator: protein MRRSGSWQSVWDDRILEWIRENDGAGTPKKLKESGLIRVSQAHISRRCRKLAENGLLREIGNGAYVITEEGIAYLDEEYDAEEGVYISGNGPADGSSSTDAETNDV, encoded by the coding sequence ATGCGTAGATCTGGTTCGTGGCAGAGTGTATGGGACGACCGTATTCTGGAGTGGATACGGGAGAACGACGGTGCAGGGACTCCCAAGAAGCTCAAAGAGAGCGGTCTCATCAGAGTGTCACAGGCTCATATCTCTCGGCGGTGCAGGAAGCTCGCAGAGAACGGATTGCTCCGGGAAATCGGGAACGGAGCGTACGTGATCACCGAAGAGGGGATCGCTTATCTCGACGAGGAGTATGATGCGGAGGAAGGAGTGTATATCTCGGGGAATGGTCCGGCGGATGGGTCGTCCTCGACGGATGCGGAGACGAACGACGTGTAG